A window of Thermosynechococcus sp. NK55a contains these coding sequences:
- a CDS encoding alpha/beta fold hydrolase: MNGYRRQLVEPYRYGVQRDWCWRGWQSRYGFWRPASKGDRGSPVILLHGFGASLGHWRYNLRLLGEHQPTYALDLMGFGAAEKPIAAYGAEFWAAQVHAFWQGIVGQPAVMVGNSIGALIALTCAYRYPQMAAGVVMLSLPDPALREELIPRAIAPLVGTIEQIFTAPWLLRALFYTIRCPFIVKRWAQLAYANPACVDDELLEILLTPAYDRHSDRAFGQIIRAMSRPDFGPSAKRMLKRVSQPLLLIWGKQDRFIPPILSRQFQQVQPTLEVVALDHSGHCPHDEQPDRVNGLLLDWLRRHELLRG, from the coding sequence ATGAATGGGTACAGGAGACAACTGGTGGAGCCCTATCGCTATGGCGTCCAGCGGGATTGGTGCTGGCGGGGCTGGCAGAGTCGCTATGGTTTTTGGCGACCTGCTTCCAAGGGGGATCGGGGGTCTCCCGTGATCTTGCTGCACGGCTTTGGGGCATCTCTAGGGCACTGGCGGTACAATTTGCGGCTGCTGGGAGAGCATCAGCCGACCTATGCCCTTGATTTGATGGGGTTCGGGGCAGCAGAAAAGCCCATTGCTGCCTATGGTGCTGAGTTTTGGGCGGCTCAGGTTCATGCCTTTTGGCAAGGAATTGTGGGGCAACCAGCAGTGATGGTTGGCAACTCCATTGGCGCCTTGATTGCTCTCACCTGCGCCTACCGCTACCCGCAGATGGCGGCGGGAGTGGTGATGTTGAGTCTGCCGGATCCAGCCCTGCGTGAAGAGTTGATTCCACGGGCGATCGCACCCCTTGTGGGGACAATTGAACAGATTTTTACCGCCCCTTGGCTGCTGCGCGCTCTGTTTTACACAATTCGCTGTCCTTTTATTGTCAAGCGCTGGGCCCAACTGGCCTACGCCAACCCCGCCTGTGTGGATGATGAATTGCTGGAAATTCTGCTTACCCCGGCCTACGACCGCCATAGCGATCGCGCCTTTGGGCAAATCATTCGCGCCATGAGCCGTCCAGACTTCGGACCCAGCGCCAAGAGGATGCTCAAGCGTGTGTCCCAACCCCTATTGCTGATTTGGGGAAAACAGGATCGCTTCATCCCCCCAATCCTTAGCCGGCAGTTTCAACAGGTCCAGCCAACACTGGAAGTGGTGGCGCTCGATCACAGCGGGCACTGCCCCCACGATGAACAGCCCGATCGCGTCAATGGCCTACTTTTGGATTGGTTGCGCCGCCACGAACTTTTGAGGGGTTGA